The nucleotide window GGGGCTCAGCGCGATCATTCCGTCATCGGTGACCGCACCGTAATAGGGTTGTCCGTGGGCGATGTAGCTTGCGATTTTCACTGTAGTTTCCCCCACACTTCGCCGATGACCTGGCGCGCCAACATGACATCGTCATGCGTGCAATCGAATTGCCCGACCTGAAAGCGGATGACCTTGCGCCCGTCGAATGCGCCCTGGGTCAGGTAGATGCGGCCGTCATCGTTGAGCGCGTCGACAAGGCGCTGTTGATCGTCGTCACTTCCCGGGCAGCGGAAGGTGAACAGGCTCAGAATCGGTTCCGACGTGATCTCGAACCCATCTTGGTCAAGGGCCGCACACAATTCCTCTGCCCAAGCGACGTGATTGCGAATGCGGTGGCGCAGACCGTCCAGGCCGTAGGTTCGGATCAGAAACCAGATCTTCAATGCGCGGAACCGGCGACCGAGCGGGATGGTCCATTCGGAATAATTGGTGACCGCCGCGCCGGACGTCTTGAGGTATTCCGGCTCGATCTTGAGGGTATTCAGCTGGGGCTGCGCATCCTTGAGAAATTGAACGGAGCAGTCGAATTGCGCGCCGAGCCACTTGTGCGGGTTGAAGACGATGCTGTCATAGCCCGCGACGCCGTCCCAGAACGCAGCGTGGAATTCGGGGCAGATCATGGCAGCTCCGGCCCACGCTGCGTCGAGGTGGGTGTAGAGGTCATTCGCCCTGGCCACTTGCAGGATCGGGCCCAAATTATCCGATGCGCCAACGCCGGTGCCGCCCGTAATCGCGATTACGCCCGCCGGAACGTGCCCCGCCGCCCTGTCAGTTGCGATAGCGGCCTCCAGCGCATTCACATCCATCGCGTGGCGCGGGCCGGTGGTGGGCAGCTTCACGAGGTTGTCTTGCCCGATGCCCGCCACCCAGCATGCCCTGTCGATGGAGGAATGGACCTGGTCCGAGCAGTAGATGCGCAAATGACCCTTGCCCGAAAGCCCCTCCCTATTGCCGGAATACCCCGTCGCCCGCTCGCGCATCGTCAGGACCGCCGACAAAGTGGCGGAGGAGGCGCTGTCCTGGATCACGCCGGTATAGCCCACGGGAAGATCAAGCGCCTGGCGCAGCCAGTCTATCATCACCCCCTCGACCTCGGTCGCGGCGGGGGAGGTTTGCCACAGCATGCATTGGGCGGCGATTGTGTTCACCAGTTGCTCGGCCAACATGGATGGTGGCGCGGCATTGGCGGCGAAATACGCAAAGAACCGCGGATGTTGCCAGTGGGTCATTCCGGGCATCACGATGGTTTCGAAATCGGCCATCACGGCTTCCATCGCCTCCGGCGCATCGGGGGGCGACAATGGAAGTTGCGCCGCAATTTCCCCCGGCGCGGTCTGCGCCCGCACGGGGCGGTCGCGCAGCGTCGTGTGGTAGTCGGCACCCCAGTCGGCGATACGGCGGCCCCATTCGGCGTACTCATCCCACTTCATTCAGGCGCTCCTACGGGGCGACGATCGGACTTGCCGCGATGTCGCTGTCGCGGGTTTCGACCCCCACGAAGGGAGAGCCGTGCTTGAACCAGCTTTGCGGTGCCGGCGCGCCCCAGAGCGTTTGGCGTTGCGGATCTTGAAGGTCCCATTTGATCGGCTCCAGGTCGGGGTCAACCGTTTGATAATCGGAGCAATATATCTCGATCCGATGGCCATCCGGGTCAAGGATGTAGAGGAAGAAGGCGTTGGAAATCCCGTGCCGTCCGGGTCCCCGCTCGATATTGGAGACGTATCCCGTCGTCGCCATCAGGTCGAGCAGGTCAATGATGTTGAGCGGTGTCGGCACCCAGAACGCAACGTGGTGCAGACGTGGCCCGGTGCCGTTGGTGAAGGCCATATCATGCACGCCCCCTTTCCGGTGCATCCACGCAGCCCACAGGCGGCCACTTTCCGCGTCTTCCGTATACTCCGTGACGCGAAATCCGATGTCGTTGTAAAACGCGACCGACGCGTCGACGTCGTGCGAGAAACAGTTGAAGTGGTCGATCCGCAGCGGCTTCACACCGCGATACAGGGCGTATTTCTGGTGGATGGGCGGCAGGCGATCCATCTTGTGATAGAATTCCAGCGGAATGCCGATGTTATCGGACGTCAGAAGCGTGCGCCCCTGATGGGGACGCTCGACCCATTCAACGGGGCGGCCCATTGCGTTGAAATAGTCGTGCGCCCGGTCCAAATCCGGGTCGTCGAAGGTCTTGAACCCCATGACGTCGACCGTACCCGGCTGATCGGATTTCTGGAGGATGATGCAATGGTGCCCCCGCTCCTCCATTGCGCGCAAATAGATCCGGTCGTCGGATTCGTCCGTGACCTGCAACCCGAGCGTATCGACATAGAACGCCCGTGAGGCCGCAAGGTCGGCCACGTTCAGGCACACATGGGACAGGCGGATCGTGTTGAAGTCGGGGTAGAGGTTGGGGGCCGGAACGGGCATGGTCACGCTCTTTCTATCATTGCGCCTTTGTCATCGCGCCGTAGCATCGCTAGGCCGACGCGCCGAGCTTGGTGATCTTGTGCTGACCGGTCGCGAAGCCGATGTGCTTTTGCTCCATGTAGAACTCAAACGACCAATCGCCCCCGTCCCGCCCGATCCCGCTGGCCTTCACACCTCCGAAAGGGGTCGGCAGATGGCGGACGTTCTCGGAATTGACCCAGATCATCCCGGCCTCAAGCTTGTCGGTGAACCGAAGGGCACGGGTCAAATCGTTGGTCCAGACATAACCCGTCAGGCCATAGGGGATGTCATTGGCGATCTGTAACGCCTCATCCTCCGTCTGGAACGGGATGGATGTCAGGACGGGTCCGAAAATCTCCTCCTGCGCGATGCGCATATGATTGGTGGCGCCGGTGAATAGCGTTGGGTGGACGAAATAGCCTGCGTCCCCAAGCGTCGTGCCGCCCGCGGCGATCGTCGCGCCATCTTGCTTCGCCACGTCGAAGTAGCCCGTGACCTTCGCGAAATGCTCCTCCGAGATCAGGGGGCCGACTTCCGTGGTAGGGTCCAGCGGATGGCCGACTCGGATGGCGTTCACGCGATCAATGAGCCGTTCTTCGAACTCCTCGCGTATCGTTTCTTGCACAAGAAGTCGGGAGGATGAGGTACATCTTTCGCCATTGATGGAGTAGATCATGAAGATCACCGCATCGAGGGCCCGTTCCAGATCGGCATCGTCGAACACGATCACGGGGTTCTTTCCGCCAAGCTCCAGATGATTGCGTTTGAGCGTGTCGGCGCCTTGCTTGGTGATGAGACTTCCGGTGCGGCTTTCGCCGACGAAAGCGATGGCCTTGATCCTGGGATGCTCGCACAGCGCGCGGCCCGCCTCCTCCCCGAACCCGTTGACGGTGTTCAGGACCCCCAGCGGCAGGCCCGCTGCTTCCGCGATTTCCACGAGCAGCCGAGCGGTTACGGGGGACGCTTCGGCGGGTTTGTGAACGACCGTGCAGCCTGCCGCCAATGCCGGCGCGATCTTCCATGTCGATAGCATGAACGGCGTGTTCCAGGGTGTGATGACGCCCACGGGGCCAATCGGTACGCGCGTCGTGATGTTCATCAAAGTCGGCGATTTCAGGTGCTGTCCGTCGCGGGCCTGCACAACCTGTTCGGCGAAGTAGCGGAAGTTTTCCGCACCGCGCAGGGCGGCCTTTGACATGAATTTGTAGGCCTGCCCCGTGTCCCAGCATTCGCATAGGGCGATCTCCTCGGCCCGTGCCTCGATCCCTTCGGCAATCTTGATCAGGATCTTGCGACGTTCGGTTGCGGGCATGTCCCGCCACGGGGCAAACGCGTCGTGGGCGGCATTGGCCGCGGCGTCGATATCCTCCGCCGTGCCCCGCGCAACGTCACAAATGACGCTCTCATCGACGGGAGAGATCGACTGAAACGTGCCGCCGGCTCCCGCCACGTCCTGTCCGGCGATCCGATTGGGAATCCCGTCCTCGCGATATCGCGCAAGATAGCGGTTCAGCTTCGCGATATTGTCGTCCAGCACGCTCATGTGGGCCCCTCCATATGGTTACGGATCGTCCCGGCTTTCGGGGAGAGTGCGGCGTCGATGTCGCGCATCTCGGCGGAAAGCGCGATGGAGTGATCTGCCATGACAGGCGCCACGAACTCCGTCAGGGCCGCAAAGATGCGTGTCACGGCGTCTCGTTTCACATCCGCCGGACGCCCTTCGCGCAGCCGGATCGACAGGTCGATGAATCCATGCTTCGGGTTTCCGTCGGCAATCGCGTAATGGTCAACGCGAACAGCCCGGACGCGGATGCCGGGTGTCGGAAAGGTCTCCACGCTCGCCGCAGCATTACGGATGGTCTCGCACAACGCACCCATGTCCACGACCTCTTCGAGGTTGGCGGAATAGTCGATCTGGAAGTGCGGCACGATATTTCCTTAACATGTTAATTGTTAGCAAGTTAAATAATGGATATAGTATCTGTCAAGAGCGCAGGCACAGGCTTGAGATGACGTCCAGACTCCCCTCCACCGCACGGTCCCTCCCCATCGCCCTGATCCGCGCCCGCGAAGGCGTGATGGCCCCGATCCGCGACATGCTGGCGGAGACGGGGATCACGGAGCAGCAATGGCGCGTGCTGCGGGTGTTGTCGGAATACGGGATCATGGATTCGAAGACCCTTGCGGACCGCGCCAGCCTGCTTTTGCCGAGCCTGACGCGGATCGCCGCCACCCTCCGGGACAAGGGACTTGTGACCCAGACGCGGGACA belongs to Hasllibacter sp. MH4015 and includes:
- the hpaR gene encoding homoprotocatechuate degradation operon regulator HpaR, which gives rise to MTSRLPSTARSLPIALIRAREGVMAPIRDMLAETGITEQQWRVLRVLSEYGIMDSKTLADRASLLLPSLTRIAATLRDKGLVTQTRDKTDRRRQFIEITAAGQTIIDDRADQSARIVDGFRTRLGHDNFETLLDLLARLDPGARD
- the hpaE gene encoding 5-carboxymethyl-2-hydroxymuconate semialdehyde dehydrogenase — protein: MSVLDDNIAKLNRYLARYREDGIPNRIAGQDVAGAGGTFQSISPVDESVICDVARGTAEDIDAAANAAHDAFAPWRDMPATERRKILIKIAEGIEARAEEIALCECWDTGQAYKFMSKAALRGAENFRYFAEQVVQARDGQHLKSPTLMNITTRVPIGPVGVITPWNTPFMLSTWKIAPALAAGCTVVHKPAEASPVTARLLVEIAEAAGLPLGVLNTVNGFGEEAGRALCEHPRIKAIAFVGESRTGSLITKQGADTLKRNHLELGGKNPVIVFDDADLERALDAVIFMIYSINGERCTSSSRLLVQETIREEFEERLIDRVNAIRVGHPLDPTTEVGPLISEEHFAKVTGYFDVAKQDGATIAAGGTTLGDAGYFVHPTLFTGATNHMRIAQEEIFGPVLTSIPFQTEDEALQIANDIPYGLTGYVWTNDLTRALRFTDKLEAGMIWVNSENVRHLPTPFGGVKASGIGRDGGDWSFEFYMEQKHIGFATGQHKITKLGASA
- a CDS encoding 5-carboxymethyl-2-hydroxymuconate Delta-isomerase, producing the protein MPHFQIDYSANLEEVVDMGALCETIRNAAASVETFPTPGIRVRAVRVDHYAIADGNPKHGFIDLSIRLREGRPADVKRDAVTRIFAALTEFVAPVMADHSIALSAEMRDIDAALSPKAGTIRNHMEGPT
- a CDS encoding pyridoxal-dependent decarboxylase; the protein is MKWDEYAEWGRRIADWGADYHTTLRDRPVRAQTAPGEIAAQLPLSPPDAPEAMEAVMADFETIVMPGMTHWQHPRFFAYFAANAAPPSMLAEQLVNTIAAQCMLWQTSPAATEVEGVMIDWLRQALDLPVGYTGVIQDSASSATLSAVLTMRERATGYSGNREGLSGKGHLRIYCSDQVHSSIDRACWVAGIGQDNLVKLPTTGPRHAMDVNALEAAIATDRAAGHVPAGVIAITGGTGVGASDNLGPILQVARANDLYTHLDAAWAGAAMICPEFHAAFWDGVAGYDSIVFNPHKWLGAQFDCSVQFLKDAQPQLNTLKIEPEYLKTSGAAVTNYSEWTIPLGRRFRALKIWFLIRTYGLDGLRHRIRNHVAWAEELCAALDQDGFEITSEPILSLFTFRCPGSDDDQQRLVDALNDDGRIYLTQGAFDGRKVIRFQVGQFDCTHDDVMLARQVIGEVWGKLQ
- the hpaD gene encoding 3,4-dihydroxyphenylacetate 2,3-dioxygenase, encoding MPVPAPNLYPDFNTIRLSHVCLNVADLAASRAFYVDTLGLQVTDESDDRIYLRAMEERGHHCIILQKSDQPGTVDVMGFKTFDDPDLDRAHDYFNAMGRPVEWVERPHQGRTLLTSDNIGIPLEFYHKMDRLPPIHQKYALYRGVKPLRIDHFNCFSHDVDASVAFYNDIGFRVTEYTEDAESGRLWAAWMHRKGGVHDMAFTNGTGPRLHHVAFWVPTPLNIIDLLDLMATTGYVSNIERGPGRHGISNAFFLYILDPDGHRIEIYCSDYQTVDPDLEPIKWDLQDPQRQTLWGAPAPQSWFKHGSPFVGVETRDSDIAASPIVAP